One segment of Phaeacidiphilus oryzae TH49 DNA contains the following:
- a CDS encoding ScbA/BarX family gamma-butyrolactone biosynthesis protein — MPTTLAPALAYSATVPRALVHRAAICEVFLTDHTRAGEDEYLIAAQLPRVHSFYSDHLTSPAAYDPLLLIEVLRQASILVAHAYLEASADSKFIFVDGEFALCPDGGAEALRIGPLPGRVLIRARQASVKHREGTVVGSTLDLELLIDDRPAATMRTTCQWMPPAAWDRMRARGRDALALHPARPHHTGRRVPPAAVGRGNPQNVVLAEAGLSGDGEGAVHTQIVVDQAHPALFDHPLDHLPGALTFEALRQSAVFAAQELFGLSPRCLQLSLCAAEFVRFGEFELPTDCRVRPVAVEEPDTVGFEVSLFQEETEMARSRVHLSRTSPIGVRFTPVAAPASVPAAEPESAPQAAGQVGA; from the coding sequence ATGCCCACAACGCTCGCCCCGGCCCTGGCCTACTCCGCCACGGTCCCGCGTGCGCTCGTCCACCGCGCAGCGATCTGCGAGGTGTTCCTCACCGACCACACCCGGGCCGGCGAGGACGAGTACCTGATCGCCGCCCAGCTCCCCCGGGTGCACAGCTTCTACAGCGACCACCTCACCAGTCCGGCCGCCTACGACCCGCTGCTGCTGATCGAGGTGCTGCGGCAGGCGTCCATCCTGGTCGCCCACGCGTACCTGGAGGCCTCCGCCGACAGCAAGTTCATCTTCGTCGACGGCGAGTTCGCGCTGTGCCCGGACGGCGGCGCCGAGGCACTGCGGATCGGCCCGCTGCCCGGCCGGGTGCTGATCCGCGCCCGGCAGGCCTCGGTCAAGCACCGGGAGGGCACTGTCGTCGGCAGCACCCTCGACCTGGAGCTGCTGATCGACGACCGCCCGGCCGCCACCATGCGGACCACCTGCCAGTGGATGCCGCCGGCCGCCTGGGACCGGATGCGGGCCCGCGGCCGGGACGCCCTCGCCCTCCACCCGGCCCGACCGCACCACACCGGCCGGCGGGTGCCGCCGGCCGCGGTCGGCCGGGGCAATCCGCAGAACGTGGTGCTGGCCGAGGCCGGACTCAGCGGGGACGGCGAGGGCGCGGTGCACACCCAGATCGTCGTGGACCAGGCGCACCCCGCCCTCTTCGACCACCCGCTGGACCACCTGCCGGGGGCACTGACCTTCGAGGCGCTGCGGCAGAGCGCGGTCTTCGCCGCGCAGGAGCTCTTCGGGCTCTCCCCGCGCTGCCTGCAGCTCTCCCTGTGCGCCGCGGAGTTCGTCCGCTTCGGCGAGTTCGAGCTGCCCACCGACTGCCGGGTCCGACCGGTCGCGGTGGAGGAGCCCGACACTGTCGGCTTCGAGGTCTCGCTCTTCCAGGAGGAGACCGAGATGGCCCGCTCGCGGGTGCACCTCTCCCGGACCAGCCCGATCGGCGTCCGCTTCACGCCGGTCGCCGCGCCCGCGAGCGTGCCCGCTGCCGAGCCCGAGAGCGCGCCGCAGGCCGCCGGGCAGGTGGGCGCGTGA
- a CDS encoding HAD family hydrolase, whose product MLWFDFGGVLSPPMSELFARFEDRTGITPAQLGGALHAVAAPLGLPDLAPIELGVLSEAEWGRAMARELAARHPGIDLSRARFESFGAQWFEGVTVNQQMVATARHARENGFRIGVLSNNVPEWEPYWHRIIEPLGEVDCLIDSCRVRVRKPDLEIFRIAEREAGVAAEDCVLIDDLAENCSGARAAGWRAVHFRGNAQAVRELQGLTGLAALL is encoded by the coding sequence ATGCTCTGGTTCGACTTCGGCGGAGTGCTGTCCCCGCCGATGTCCGAGCTCTTCGCCCGCTTCGAGGACCGCACTGGCATCACCCCGGCGCAGCTCGGCGGCGCACTGCACGCCGTCGCCGCCCCGCTGGGCCTCCCCGACCTGGCGCCGATCGAACTCGGGGTGCTCAGCGAGGCGGAGTGGGGGCGCGCCATGGCCCGCGAGCTGGCCGCCCGCCATCCGGGAATCGACCTCTCCAGGGCCCGGTTCGAGTCCTTCGGCGCCCAGTGGTTCGAAGGGGTGACCGTCAACCAGCAGATGGTCGCCACCGCCCGGCACGCCCGGGAGAACGGCTTCCGGATCGGCGTCCTCTCCAACAACGTCCCGGAGTGGGAGCCGTACTGGCACCGGATCATCGAGCCGCTGGGCGAGGTGGACTGCCTGATCGACTCCTGCCGGGTGCGGGTGCGCAAGCCGGACCTGGAGATCTTCCGGATCGCCGAGCGCGAGGCCGGGGTGGCCGCCGAGGACTGCGTGCTCATCGACGACCTGGCGGAGAACTGCTCGGGGGCCCGCGCGGCGGGCTGGCGAGCCGTCCACTTCCGCGGCAACGCCCAGGCCGTACGCGAACTCCAGGGGCTGACCGGGCTCGCGGCGCTGCTGTGA